The window CTCGCGCCGGCCGCGTTGCTCGATCCGGTCGCGTTGACCGCCGGGGACCTGTTCCTGCTCGGTGCCCTGGGGGTGGTGTACAGCGCCGCCGCGCAGCTCGTTTATCTCTGGGGTCTGCGGTCGCTGTCGGCGACCACCTCCGGCACGCTGCTCTACCTCGAACCGGTGTCCGCGCTGGTCGCCGGTGCCGTGTTCCTGGCCGAGGAGCTGACCCCCGCCACGGTGCTCGGGGCCGCCCTGGTGATCGTGGCGGGAGTTCTGGTGACGATCAATACGATGTCGGCCCGCGGGGATCAAAAACCCGTCACCCGTCGATTACTATAAGTCACACGCATGTTTTGCCGGACCTGGAGGAATGGCGTGGCGCTCGCCGGAAAGATAGCCGTGGTGACCGGGTCGTCCCGGGGAATCGGCAGGTCGGTGGCGGATGCGTTCGCCAGCCGGGGCGCCACCGTGGTGCTGAATTCCCGTTCGGACACGGCGACCGGCGAGACCGCCGCTCGGGAGATACGTGATCGTGGCGGAGCCGCCAGCTTCATCCAGGCCGACGTGACCGATCGCGCCGAGGTGGAACGCCTGTTCGCGACCACCGAACAGCTCTACGGTCCGGTGGATGTCCTGGTCAACAACGCCGGGCGTACCGACGCCGTCCCGATTCTCGAATCGACCCAGGAGCACTGGACCCAGATGCTCAACGTCAATCTCATGTCCGCGGTCCTCTGTTCCCTCCGCGCGGCCAAGAGCATGATCGGTCGGGGTGGTGGCGCGATCATCAACACGTCGTCGATCCGCGGCTTCGACGCCAACGGGCGCGAGGGCGTGATGGCCTACTCCGCGGCCAAGGCGGCGTTGAACAACTTCACCCGTACGCTGGCCAAGGAGTTGGCCCCCGGGATCCGGGTCAACGCCGTCGCGCCCGGGTTCGTCGCGACCTCCTATCTCGATCGCGTCGACGAGACGATGAAGCGGACCTGGCTGGAGAACATCCCGCTGCGGAAGTTCATCGACCCGGACCAGATCGCCGCAGCGTACGTGTACCTCGCCGAGGCGCCGTACGTCACCGGGACGATCCTGACCGCCGACGCCGGGTTCACGCTCGGGCGCGGCTGAGTCGAACGCCCCGCTCCAGGAGGGTTCGCCGCGCGTCCGAGGGGGAAGAAAACGTGGCACCGCCGGGCAACAACATCTTCGTCTCGTACCAGCGGGAGTCCGCGTCCGTCGCGTTGCGGCTGCGCGCCGACCTCATCAACCAGGGGTTCGACGTCTGGTTGGACACCGAGCAGATCCGGCTCAGCGATCGGTGGCCGGTAACCATCCAGCGGGCCCTCGCCGCCGCGGATCGGATGATCGTCCTGCTCACGCACCGGGCGGTCGCCGCGGTCGAGGTGTTCAACGAGTGGTTCTACTTCTACCAGCACCACAAGCCCCTTCACCTGATCCGCCTCGACGACTGCGAGCCGCACTACCAACTCCTGCCGTTCCAACGACTCGACTGGTCCGATCCGCTCGGACCACCGTGGCACGACCGGCTCGACGAACTCGTCGGCCAGTTGCGTGGCACCTACACGTGGCCGACCGACGATGTCGCGCCCGTGGTCACCACGCCCTTCGCGCCGACCCGGTCCCTGCCCGGCGCGCTGGTCGCACTCGAACAGGCGGTGCGACACCCGCAACGTCCGGTCGCCCTCAGCGACCAGCAACTCCAGGAGATCAACCAGCACCTGGCGCGTTCCGTACGGGAATACCTCCTCACCCGGTACGCCCGTTGGTGCGGACCCGCCCACCAGCTCGATCGGCGGTTCATCCGGTTGACCCTGGTGTACGACGAGGGCACCAACATCGCGGACCGGTGGGCGACCGCTCCCAGCACCAGGGAGAGCACCGACCTGCGCGAGCTGATCACCGATGCCGAGTCCTTCGCGTACGTGCTGCTCGGCGCTCCGGGCGCGGGCAAGACCACGCTGCTGCGCCGGCTGGAGATGGACATCGCCCGCGACGGGCTGGTGGACCCGAGTGACCCGGTGATCCCGTTCGGTGTGTCCCTGGCCGAGTACGGCTACGGCAGCGACGACGCACCACCCCCGCCCCTGCAGTGGCTGGAGCAACGGTGGGCGACCCGCAACCCGCACCTGCCACCGCTACGCGAGCACCTGGCCGGCGGGCGCCTGTTGCTGCTGCTCGACGGGCTCAACGAACTCGCGCACACCGACCAGGCCGACCTGCGCCGCCGGGTTGCCGCCTGGCGGGCCTTCCTCTACGAGCACATCCGCGACATCCCCGGCAACCGTGCCGTCTTCAGTTGCCGCACCCTCGACTACGGGGCCATGCTCTCCAGCAAGGACGTCGGGGTGCCGCACATCCGCCTCGAACCGATGAGCCCCGCCCAGGTCATCGAGTACGTCCGGGTCAACCTGCCCGAGCACGCCGCCCTGGTGACCGGCGTCCTCACCCGGGACCAGCGGATCCTGTCGTTCTACCGCACCCCGTACATGTTGCGCCTGCTCGTCGGCCAGGTTCGCGCGGTCGGCACCGTCCCAGTCGGCCGCGCCGACGCCTTCCAGAGCATGGTCCGCGAACTGCTCCGCCGGGAGATTCTCGCCGGCAACCAGCGCCTCACCGATCCCGCGATGCTCACCGACCGGGAGCAGCGCCAACTGCGCGAGCACGGTGGCGATCCGCGCTGGCTACCGGAGCGGGGTCAGCTCATTCCCGCCCTCACCCGGTTGGCGTACCAGATGCAGCGGGCCAAGAGCGGGGCGGACAAGGGTGTGGTGGTGGTCGACTACGACACGGCCGTCGACCTGCTCAACGGGCTGGCCCGACTGGCCGAGTCGTCCCTGCGGGTCGGCCTCGACACCGGCATCCTCGACGAACGCGACCAGTCGATCCGGTTCTTCCACCAGCTTCTGCAGGAGTTCTTCGCCGCTCGCCAACTGGCCCAGGGACTCCAACCGGGCCTGGTGGCGGTACCGACCCGGGTCGACCAGGTGAGTCCCTCGCTGCCGGAGGCGATCGCGGAACTGGCTCCGGGGGAGCCGCTACCGCCGCTGCCCACCACGGGTTGGGAGGAGACCGCGACCATGGCCGCGGCGCTCACCCGCGACCCCGACGCTTACATCCGTACGATCCTCGCGGTCAATCCCGCGCTCGCCGGCCGGTGTGCCGCCGCCGGCGATGTCGCCGCCACGCCGGCACTCAAGCGGCACGTCGCGGACGTGCTCGTCACCGCGATCGAAGACCCGGAGCAGGACCTGCGGGCCCGGATCGAGACGGCTCACGCCCTCACCGCGCTCGGCGACCCCAGGCTGACCCGGATCGACCACGACGGCGGCATCGCGCTGCTGCCCGTGTTCGTGACCATCCCGGCACGGGCCTGGCGGATCGGTACGGAGGACAGCCCGTATCCGCTGGAACGCCCGGTGCACGAGGTTTCCCTGCCCCGTTTCGAACTCGCCCGTACTCCCGTCACCAATGCCGAGTACGGCTGCTTCATCGCGGCCGGCGGCTACCTGGACGACCGTTGGTGGCGGACCGAGGCGGCCCGTCGTTGGCGTCGGGGCGACGGGCTCACCGCCCTCATCGCCGGGGAGTGGGTCAAGAAGCGCGACAACCTCCGTCGTCGGCCCCAACTGCCGGTCAACATGCTCCGAACCGGTGCCGCGACCCTGCAACAGGCCGTCAGCATGGTCAAACTCACCGCCATGTCCGACGTCGAGATCGTCGAAGCGCTGACCGCGATCTACGGATCCGAACCTCCCAGGGCGCCGGCGTACTGGGAGGACAGTCGGCTCAACCAGGGCGGTCAGCCGGTGGTCGGGGTCAGCGTCTACGAGGCGGAGGCGTACTGCGCCTGGCTCTCCCACGTCACGGGAACCACCATCCGCCTACCCTCCGAGTACGAGTGGGAGGCGGCGGCGAGTTCCGACGCGCAGGTCTTCCCGTACGGGAACTCGTTCGATCCGTGGGCCGGGAACACCTTCGAGTCGCACGTGCGGACGACCACACCGGTCGGGGTGTTCCCGCAGGGTCGATCCGTCGCGGGCTGTGACGACCTGTCGGGCAACGTCTTCGAGTGGACCGCCAGCCCGGCGACCCCGTACCCGCATCCGCACGGGCGGCCCGGTCCCGACGACCCCGGCGCGGTACGGGTCTGTCGCGGCGGGTCGTGGCGCCACCACCAACTGCGGGCTCGGGCCGCCTACCGGGGACGCGGCCAGTGCTTCGTACGCAACGACGACCTCGGATTCCGGATCCTTCGCGACCGGTGACCGTAATGCGGCGCCGGTGACCGTAACGCGGCCGAATGCGGCAGCGGTCGAGGCGGGCGGCGTTCTCAGCCGCGCAGCATCTCCGCGACGGCCAGCGCCAACTCCAGCGACTGCTGGGTGTTCAGCCGCGGGTCGCACGCGGTCTCGTACCGCCCCGCCAGGTCGGCGTCGTTCAGGTCCTGGGCAGCACCGAGGCATTCGGTGACGTTCTCCCCGGTGAACTCGATGTGCAGGCCGCCGGGATGGGTGCCGAGGCGGCGGTGCACCTCGAAGTAGCCGAGGACCTCGTCCATGATGCGGTCGAAGTGGCGGGTCTTGTAGCCGTTGGACGACTCGTGGGTGTTGCCGTGCATGGGGTCGCACTGCCAGACGACCCGGTGTCCGGCGGCGGTGACCGCCCGCACGATCGGGGGGAGCGCGTCCCGTACGTGGTGGTTGCTCATCCGCGCGACGAGGGTGAGCCGTCCCGGCCGGTTGTCGGGGTTGAGCCGTTCACACAGGGCCACGACCTGCTCCGGGCTGTTCGCCGCGCTGATCTTCACACCGATCGGGTTGGCGATGCGGGAGACGAAGTCGACGTGCGCGCCGTCGAGTTGCTTGGTGCGCTCGCCCACCCACAGCATGTGCCCGGACAGCGCGTACGCCGTGGTGCCGACGATGCGGGTCAGCGCCCGGTCGTACTCCAGCGCGAGGGTTTCGTGGGAGGCGTACAGGGTGGTGGTCCGCAGGGTCCGGTCGCTGCCTATCCCGCACGCCCTGACGAACGCCATCGCCCGGTCGATCTCCCGGGCGATGGCGTTCGTAGCGCTGGCCGGCGGGGGAGTGGCGGACGAAGGTCTTGTTCCACTCGTGGACCGAGTGCAGGTCGGCGAGTCCACCGCCGAGGTGGGCGCGGAGCATGTTCATCGAGGCGGCGGAGTTGGCGTACGCGCGGATCATCCGGTACGGGTCGGCGACCCTGGCTTCCGCGCTGGGTTCCAGGGAGTTGATCATGTCGCCGCGGTAGACGGGGAGCCCGAGGGAGTCGGTGTCCGCCGAGCGGGGCTTGGTGTACTGACCGGCGACCCTGGCTACCTTGACGACCGGGAGCGAGGCCCCGTACGTCAGCACCACCGCCATCTGCAGCATCGTCCGCGCGTTCGCCAGCAGGTGGCTTTCGGTGTTGTCGGCGAACGTCTCCGCGCAGTCACCACCCTGGAGCAGGAAAGCCTCGCCCGCGCACACCCGTGCGAGCTGGGCGTGCAGGTCGTCGACCTCGTGTGGGGCGACGATCGGCGCGACGCTGGTCAGCGTCTTGGTGGCGTCGTCCACAGCGGCGCTGTCCGGCCACGGCGGCGTATGGGCACGCGGCAGCCCCCGCCATTCGTCCAGCCCGAGATCGGCCTCGGTCGTCACCTGCCCGGACAGGCCAACTCGGGCCTCACCAATCGCCATGGATGTCACGGTACGTAGTGCCGGCGGTCGACGGTGGGCGGTCCCGGGTTGTCCCACCTGCCGGCACCGATTCCCGATCCCGGGTGTCCCCGCGATGTCCGGTTAGGGATGAATATCCTAGAGTGTTGGTGGTGAGATTCAGCCGCGCCGAGTTGGCGGCTTTCCGGGGCGGGACGCTGCCGGACCTCGTCGAGCCGGGGGTGCGGCTGCTCTTCGTCGGCGTCAATCCCGGCCTGCGTACGGTTGCCGTACAGGCCCATTTCGGCAGGCGGGGCAACCGGTTCTATCCGGCGCTGTTCCGGGCCGGGATCGTGGACCGGCTCATCGACGCCTCCGCCGGATTCCTACCGGACGACCGGGCGCACCTGAGTGCGCGGGGGATCGGCATCACCAGCCTGGTCGCGGCGGCAACGGCTCGGGCGGACGAACTCAGCGTGCGGGAGCTGACCTCGGGGGCTCGGGCGTTGGCGGAGCGGGTCGCCCGGATCGGTCCGAGGGTGGTGGCGGTGCTCGGCATCACCGCGTACCGGATCGCGTTCGAACGTCCGAAGGCGCTGGTCGGCCGCCAGCCGTACGAGATCGGTGGGGCGCAGCTCTGGGTGGTGCCGAATCCGAGCGGCCTGAACGCCCACGCCACCCTCGCCGGACTGGCCGACGCATACCGTGAGGTCGCCCTGGCGGCCGGGATCGGTCTTTTCGACAATTCCCCGTGACAGCGCGCCGTCACAGGGTGGGAGGTGGCATCGGCACCTGTAGGTAGACCGCCCCGCGCAGGTCCAGCCAGGCGCTCGTCGGTGTGCGTACCAGTCGCATCACCACCTCTTCGCAGCTCGGGCAGCGGCCGACCAGGCCGGGTGCGTGCGAGTAGACCCGCACCGTGGCGAGTGGTTTGGTCGAGCCGCAGTTGGCGCACCGCTGCATGGCGGCGGTGAGGTCGACGGCGAAGATCTCCCGCATCGGGCCGGCGAGCATGTTCCCGTCGACGTACTGCTGCTGGTCGGTCATCTCAACCTCCGGTTGGGCCGAACCTCTCGGTCTTGACCCGCTGGGCGTCGTGACCGACGGCCACGAGGATGTCGGCGACGGCCTCCACCAGCCCGGTCGGGCCGCAGACGAAACACTGCGGTTCGAGGTCCGGTGGCCAGCCGTGGTTGTTGACGTCGGCGACGCCGAGTCGATGGGGCGATCCCGGCCAGCCGTCGGGCGCCTGCCGGGTGTAGACGTAACTGACATCCAGCCCCTGGTCGTCGCGGACCCGTCGGCGCAGTTCGTCGGCGAAGTAGACGTCATGCTCGGTCCGTACCGAGTAGATGAGGCGAAACGGAACCCGGCTGCCGGCGGCTCGTCGCGCTCGTACCATCGCCATCAGTGGCGCGATGCCGGAGCCACCGGCGACCAGGAGGACCGGCGCGGTGTCCGTGTCACGCCAGACGAACCAGCCACCGACCGGTCCGCGGATCTCCACCGGGTCGCCGACGGCGAAAACATCGATCAGGTACGGCGAGACCTCACCGTCGGGCACCCGCTGTACGGTCAGCTCGATCAGGTTCCGGTCCGGGGCGGACGAGATCGAGTAGGAACGTTCCGCCTGGTAGCCGTCGGCGGCGGTGAGGCGCACGTCGACGTGCTGACCGGGTACGTGTCCGGGCCAGTCGTCCACCTTCAGCACCAGGGTGCTGGCGGTGGAGGTTTCCTCCCGGTGTTCGACCAGGTGGGCGAGGCGCCACGTCGCCATCTCAGTCGCCCTGGTACCGCTGCTCGCGCCACGGGTCACCGTAGTCGTGATATCCGGCCGTCTCCCAGAAACCCGGCTCGTCGGTCAACAACAACTGAATACCCCGCACCCACTTCGCCGACTTCCAGAAATACAGATGCGGCACCAACAACCGCGCCGGACCACCATGCTCCGCCGCCAACCCACCACCCTCGAACTCATGAACCACCCACGCCCGACCATCCAGCAGATCCTCCAACGGCAGGTTCGTCGTATAACCCCCGTACGAATGAACCAACGCGAAATCCGCCGCCGTCTCCACCTCCGCCAACAAGGTGTCCAACGACACCCCACGCCAACTCGTCCCCAACTTCGACCACCGCGTCACACAGTGGATATCCACCGTCGGCGACTCCTGCGGCAACGCCAACAACTCCGCCCACGACCACCGACGCTCCGCACCCGCCTCCGTCGTCACCGCGAACTCCCACGCATCCAACGACACCCTCGGCGTCGGACCCGCCGACAACACCGGAAAATCCTCGGTCAGATACTGCCCCGGCGGCAACGCCGGCTCCGACGACCGAGGCCGACCCTGAAAGCCCGGCGAGACGATACCCATCCGCTACTTTTATCACCTTTTTCCGGAACCGGATCTCGATCCCAACACTGATCATGGGCGGCCGGTCGACGCACGGCCGACGCGGGCGCGAAGACATTGACGTGCTTGAGCGGCATCGTTACTATCCTGATCAGGAAAGCGCTTTCCTCCCTTCTCCGCCTACCGGCACTCCGCCCCCACACCCCTGCGTACGGAGCCCGGTACCCCTCAGGGAGGTCCATCATGGGCGTACGCGTCCCCACGCGCCCGAAGTTACGTTCCACCTGGCCACTCATAGCCGGCGCGGTCGCGGTGATCACCGCCGGTGCGGTGCTCTTCGCGCCGGTGGCCAGCGCCGCGACCGTCTTCAGTGCGGGATTCGAGGACGGCGGCATCGGCGGCTGGTCCAAGTCCGGCGGTACCTGGGCGGTGGTCGACGACGGCTCGCGGGTCGCCCGCCAGTCCAAGACCGACACGGAGAACGCCCGACTGTTCAACGCCCCCACCACGCTGACCGACTACACCGTCCAGGCCAGGGTCAAGCCGGTCAGCCTCGGCTCGAACGGCTACGTCGGCCTGCTGTCGCGGGCCGCCGGTGCCACCGTCTTCTACCGGCTGGCCCTGCTGCCCGGCCGGGTCGAGTTGCAGGCGGTCCAGGGAAGCTCGGTCGGTGTGCTCGGCAGTTCGTCGCGTGCCGTCTCGAACGGGACCTGGTACACACTGTCGATCACCACCACCGGCTCGACCGTCACCGGGTCGATCGACGGGGCGCAGTTCGCCTCGGGCTCCAGTTCCGTGTCGGCGGCCGGTCGGATCGGCCTGCAGACCTCGTACGCGTCCGCGTCCTTCGACGACGTGCTGGTCACCACCGGTGGCACCACTCCACCGACCACCCCGACCCCCACGCCCACCCGGCCGACCGCCACACCGACCGGTCCGGGCACGCCCACGCCCACACCCACCACGACCCCGACAACGCCGCCCACCGGCCCTCCGGGCAACGCGAACGGCCTGGTCGGCTTCGCCACCATGAGCGGGTACGGGCGTACCGGGACGAACGGCGGGACCGGCGGTGCCACGGTGACGGTCGGCAACTACGCCCAGTTGGCGGCTGCCGTGGCCGACGACGTGCCGAGGATCGTACGGGTCTCCGGCACGATCACCGGCAACGGTGACGCGATGCTCGATGTCGGCTCGAACAAGACCATCATCGGGATCGGGTCGACCGCCACGATCAGCGGTTTCGGGCTCGACGTCAACGGCTGGGGACCGGAGGAGGTGGCGTGGGGCGGTGACCTCTGCGACCCGGCGGAGAAGGACAGCTTCATCCGCGTACAGAACGTGATCATCCGGAACCTGTCCTTCCGGAACTCCGCCGACGACTCGGTGAACGTGCAGTGCTACTCGCACCACGTGTGGATCGACCACAACACCTTCTACCCGGCCAACGACGGCTCGGTGGACGTCAAGCGCGGGTCGGACCTCACCACCGTCTCCTACAACCGGTACGTCGGCACGGACAAGTCAATGCTGCTCGGGCACAGCGACAGCAACGGCGCCCAGGACACCGGCTACCTGCGTGTCACCTACCACCACAACTGGTTCGACGGATCCAACACCCGCCATCCGAGGGTCCGGTTCGGCTACGCCCACGTGTACGCCAACTACGTCAGCGTCGACGACTACTTCATCGGTCTCGGTGTCGAGGGCCGGATCTACGCCGAGAGCAACTACGTCGTCGGTGCGAAGACCATCACGCAGGACTTCGGCAACGCCCGGCTCACCTGGACCAGCAGCAACTTCTACGACCCGGCCACGATCACCCGGGCCAACGACAGTGGCAAGACGATCGAGGACTGGCTGCGCGCCGACGGCAGTGTCGCGCCGCCGCCGTACAGCTACTCGGCCGGATCCGCGTCCTCCAGCCCACCGTCGGCGGGCGCCGGGGTGAGCGGGGCGGACATCGTCCCCTAGCTCGATGGTCGGCGGGATCTTCCTCGGCTGCGGCGACGGGGACCGCACCGACAGCGGAAAGCGCAAGCCGTGCCCCCGGTCTCCCGGGGGCACGGCTGTCCGGCCGGTTCACCGTCGCCGGCGGCGCATCCGGTGCCCGCGGTGGACCACGTCGTCGAGGATCATGGTCAGGCCGGCACCGAGCAGCCAGGAGTCCTTGGCGATCCCGGTGCCCTGTTCGGTCGGTCGGAAGTCGTTCGGTCGGCGCAGACCGGGGGTCACCCAGTAGAGCCGCATCAGGCCGCCGCCGAGCCCGACCAGCCCCGCACCCACCAGCGCGGAGGGGATGACCGGCAGCAGCAGGGCGGCGCCGAGGGTGATCTCGGTGCCGGCGAGCAGTCGGGCGAAGGCGCCTGGGTTGAACCGCTTGAGCGGGGGCACGGCACCGACCGCCATGCCGTGCAGGCCCTCGGCCGCCTGGCCCTCCAGGGTCCACTTGGACACCCCGGAGTTCAGGATGTACGCGCCGAGAGCGACGCGCAGCGGGAGATGGGACAAGTTCATGGTCACCTCGACTGGGCCGATGCGGTAGGCGCGGCCTACCCGCCCGGCCCCGTTTCACACCTGCCCTCGTACCCGGGTGTCCGGTTCCTGGTGAGGGGAAGATCTCAGAAGGTTAACTTGCAAGGAAAACTTACTATCTTGGTCAGGTGACCACCACCGAGGCACCCGACCCCCTGTGGCTCGCCCAGGAGTTGCGGCTCAACATCGACCGGCTGCGGCGTACGGTGCGCAATCGTCGTACCCTCGACGGGATGCCGCGCCGGCACGAGTCCGTACTGAGCTGGCTACGGCGCAAGGGGCCGCTCAGCACCGCCGAGCTGGCCCGGTGGGAGCAGATCCGGCCCCAGTCCATGGGCACCACGGTCGCGGAACTGCTCGTCGGCGGTCTGGTGAC of the Micromonospora sp. NBC_01796 genome contains:
- a CDS encoding MarR family winged helix-turn-helix transcriptional regulator — encoded protein: MTTTEAPDPLWLAQELRLNIDRLRRTVRNRRTLDGMPRRHESVLSWLRRKGPLSTAELARWEQIRPQSMGTTVAELLVGGLVTKSPDPTDGRRELVSLTDAGVRTLASIAEQRDRDLAALIESQLTEPERLVVLESLVLLERVAGQSG
- a CDS encoding ferredoxin reductase; amino-acid sequence: MATWRLAHLVEHREETSTASTLVLKVDDWPGHVPGQHVDVRLTAADGYQAERSYSISSAPDRNLIELTVQRVPDGEVSPYLIDVFAVGDPVEIRGPVGGWFVWRDTDTAPVLLVAGGSGIAPLMAMVRARRAAGSRVPFRLIYSVRTEHDVYFADELRRRVRDDQGLDVSYVYTRQAPDGWPGSPHRLGVADVNNHGWPPDLEPQCFVCGPTGLVEAVADILVAVGHDAQRVKTERFGPTGG
- a CDS encoding pectate lyase family protein, which translates into the protein MGVRVPTRPKLRSTWPLIAGAVAVITAGAVLFAPVASAATVFSAGFEDGGIGGWSKSGGTWAVVDDGSRVARQSKTDTENARLFNAPTTLTDYTVQARVKPVSLGSNGYVGLLSRAAGATVFYRLALLPGRVELQAVQGSSVGVLGSSSRAVSNGTWYTLSITTTGSTVTGSIDGAQFASGSSSVSAAGRIGLQTSYASASFDDVLVTTGGTTPPTTPTPTPTRPTATPTGPGTPTPTPTTTPTTPPTGPPGNANGLVGFATMSGYGRTGTNGGTGGATVTVGNYAQLAAAVADDVPRIVRVSGTITGNGDAMLDVGSNKTIIGIGSTATISGFGLDVNGWGPEEVAWGGDLCDPAEKDSFIRVQNVIIRNLSFRNSADDSVNVQCYSHHVWIDHNTFYPANDGSVDVKRGSDLTTVSYNRYVGTDKSMLLGHSDSNGAQDTGYLRVTYHHNWFDGSNTRHPRVRFGYAHVYANYVSVDDYFIGLGVEGRIYAESNYVVGAKTITQDFGNARLTWTSSNFYDPATITRANDSGKTIEDWLRADGSVAPPPYSYSAGSASSSPPSAGAGVSGADIVP
- a CDS encoding SUMF1/EgtB/PvdO family nonheme iron enzyme, whose product is MAPPGNNIFVSYQRESASVALRLRADLINQGFDVWLDTEQIRLSDRWPVTIQRALAAADRMIVLLTHRAVAAVEVFNEWFYFYQHHKPLHLIRLDDCEPHYQLLPFQRLDWSDPLGPPWHDRLDELVGQLRGTYTWPTDDVAPVVTTPFAPTRSLPGALVALEQAVRHPQRPVALSDQQLQEINQHLARSVREYLLTRYARWCGPAHQLDRRFIRLTLVYDEGTNIADRWATAPSTRESTDLRELITDAESFAYVLLGAPGAGKTTLLRRLEMDIARDGLVDPSDPVIPFGVSLAEYGYGSDDAPPPPLQWLEQRWATRNPHLPPLREHLAGGRLLLLLDGLNELAHTDQADLRRRVAAWRAFLYEHIRDIPGNRAVFSCRTLDYGAMLSSKDVGVPHIRLEPMSPAQVIEYVRVNLPEHAALVTGVLTRDQRILSFYRTPYMLRLLVGQVRAVGTVPVGRADAFQSMVRELLRREILAGNQRLTDPAMLTDREQRQLREHGGDPRWLPERGQLIPALTRLAYQMQRAKSGADKGVVVVDYDTAVDLLNGLARLAESSLRVGLDTGILDERDQSIRFFHQLLQEFFAARQLAQGLQPGLVAVPTRVDQVSPSLPEAIAELAPGEPLPPLPTTGWEETATMAAALTRDPDAYIRTILAVNPALAGRCAAAGDVAATPALKRHVADVLVTAIEDPEQDLRARIETAHALTALGDPRLTRIDHDGGIALLPVFVTIPARAWRIGTEDSPYPLERPVHEVSLPRFELARTPVTNAEYGCFIAAGGYLDDRWWRTEAARRWRRGDGLTALIAGEWVKKRDNLRRRPQLPVNMLRTGAATLQQAVSMVKLTAMSDVEIVEALTAIYGSEPPRAPAYWEDSRLNQGGQPVVGVSVYEAEAYCAWLSHVTGTTIRLPSEYEWEAAASSDAQVFPYGNSFDPWAGNTFESHVRTTTPVGVFPQGRSVAGCDDLSGNVFEWTASPATPYPHPHGRPGPDDPGAVRVCRGGSWRHHQLRARAAYRGRGQCFVRNDDLGFRILRDR
- a CDS encoding SDR family NAD(P)-dependent oxidoreductase — protein: MALAGKIAVVTGSSRGIGRSVADAFASRGATVVLNSRSDTATGETAAREIRDRGGAASFIQADVTDRAEVERLFATTEQLYGPVDVLVNNAGRTDAVPILESTQEHWTQMLNVNLMSAVLCSLRAAKSMIGRGGGAIINTSSIRGFDANGREGVMAYSAAKAALNNFTRTLAKELAPGIRVNAVAPGFVATSYLDRVDETMKRTWLENIPLRKFIDPDQIAAAYVYLAEAPYVTGTILTADAGFTLGRG
- a CDS encoding mismatch-specific DNA-glycosylase translates to MRFSRAELAAFRGGTLPDLVEPGVRLLFVGVNPGLRTVAVQAHFGRRGNRFYPALFRAGIVDRLIDASAGFLPDDRAHLSARGIGITSLVAAATARADELSVRELTSGARALAERVARIGPRVVAVLGITAYRIAFERPKALVGRQPYEIGGAQLWVVPNPSGLNAHATLAGLADAYREVALAAGIGLFDNSP
- a CDS encoding DUF6510 family protein is translated as MTDQQQYVDGNMLAGPMREIFAVDLTAAMQRCANCGSTKPLATVRVYSHAPGLVGRCPSCEEVVMRLVRTPTSAWLDLRGAVYLQVPMPPPTL
- a CDS encoding sulfite oxidase-like oxidoreductase, whose amino-acid sequence is MGIVSPGFQGRPRSSEPALPPGQYLTEDFPVLSAGPTPRVSLDAWEFAVTTEAGAERRWSWAELLALPQESPTVDIHCVTRWSKLGTSWRGVSLDTLLAEVETAADFALVHSYGGYTTNLPLEDLLDGRAWVVHEFEGGGLAAEHGGPARLLVPHLYFWKSAKWVRGIQLLLTDEPGFWETAGYHDYGDPWREQRYQGD